From Pseudobdellovibrio exovorus JSS, a single genomic window includes:
- a CDS encoding response regulator, whose protein sequence is MLHRKIDRIWKDLSVSKKLYVVVGLMTFLIVFELLTLKYTANILSSVRGFVAGESLWSKSQKDALLAMHNYIVSKDEKYYGQFLEHLAIPLNDRIAREELEKAQPDHERMYQSFINGGIHPDDIPSMIHLIRYYKNFSYVQNSLEAWRQGDTAIDEILALGQTIHQEVEESLKGSSPLLPIANQDLRLQQLAELNVQVSAHADRFSYTLAEAARWVETQFFLFLLFAILVLQSAGLYFAFRLSKGLLHSLLHLNKVAYLIGTGDFSQRIPVDSLDELGQLASSLNLLSLNLQNMSGEKDQAEEANQVKSLFLANMSHEIRTPLGAILGFVEILKEPNLSDEQRKQYLNIISRTGDTLVTIINDILDLSKVEAGKIEVVKEVFSLSQLLRDVELLMKLRSEAKGIELVFESSRQTPEVVYSDPLRLRQILINIIGNAIKFTQRGSVRVYCEATPSHLLFRISDTGLGVESQDVAKLFRPFSQADLSIRKMHGGTGLGLVLSRELARLLEGDIELESTQPGVGSVFVVKVAYRIPRHLRPEKVAVHERIERQAAIDPMKGIQGKHILLVEDTSENQILITHILSKSGATVQVAHNGQEALECVDSGTYDLILMDMQMPILDGYSATRMLREKGYRKPIISLTAHAMREDLRKCIEVGCDDVLTKPINKVLLIETLTRYCN, encoded by the coding sequence ATGCTTCACCGAAAAATAGATCGTATTTGGAAAGATCTATCAGTCTCGAAAAAACTGTACGTTGTCGTCGGGTTGATGACATTTTTGATCGTCTTTGAGCTTCTGACTCTTAAGTACACGGCTAACATCTTGTCTTCGGTTAGAGGATTTGTCGCAGGTGAGAGTCTTTGGTCGAAATCGCAAAAAGATGCTTTGCTGGCGATGCATAATTACATCGTTTCAAAAGATGAAAAGTACTATGGACAATTCTTAGAGCATTTAGCCATACCATTGAATGATCGTATTGCGCGGGAAGAGCTGGAAAAAGCACAGCCTGATCACGAACGCATGTATCAGTCCTTCATCAATGGAGGGATTCATCCAGATGACATCCCATCCATGATTCATTTGATTCGCTATTACAAAAATTTTTCGTATGTGCAGAACTCCCTTGAGGCATGGCGGCAGGGGGATACTGCGATTGATGAGATTTTAGCTCTGGGGCAGACGATACACCAAGAAGTAGAAGAGTCTTTAAAAGGCAGTTCTCCTCTTCTGCCGATTGCTAATCAAGATTTGCGATTGCAGCAACTTGCAGAGTTGAATGTACAGGTTTCAGCCCACGCTGATCGCTTCAGCTACACGCTGGCAGAAGCTGCACGTTGGGTGGAAACTCAGTTCTTTTTGTTTTTACTTTTTGCAATTTTAGTTTTGCAGTCAGCAGGTCTTTATTTTGCTTTTAGATTGAGTAAGGGGCTTCTGCACTCTTTACTACATTTAAACAAAGTGGCTTATCTGATTGGAACGGGCGACTTCAGTCAAAGAATCCCAGTGGATTCTTTAGATGAGTTGGGCCAGCTAGCCTCTTCATTGAATTTATTAAGTTTGAATTTACAAAACATGTCTGGCGAAAAAGACCAAGCGGAAGAGGCAAATCAAGTTAAGAGTTTATTTCTAGCGAATATGAGCCATGAAATTCGAACTCCGCTAGGGGCTATTTTGGGCTTTGTCGAAATTTTAAAGGAGCCGAATCTCAGTGACGAGCAGCGGAAGCAATACCTGAATATCATCAGTCGTACAGGTGATACTTTAGTCACGATTATAAATGATATTTTGGATTTGTCTAAGGTCGAAGCTGGAAAGATCGAAGTCGTTAAAGAGGTGTTTTCTTTATCGCAGCTTTTACGTGATGTGGAATTGTTAATGAAGTTACGAAGCGAAGCCAAAGGAATTGAATTGGTTTTCGAGTCATCTCGTCAAACTCCAGAAGTGGTGTACTCAGATCCATTGCGACTACGTCAAATTTTGATCAACATTATTGGAAATGCCATTAAGTTTACTCAGCGAGGGTCAGTCCGTGTTTATTGTGAAGCGACGCCATCGCACTTGTTATTTAGAATCAGTGACACAGGCTTAGGGGTTGAATCTCAAGATGTGGCCAAATTATTTAGACCATTTTCTCAGGCCGATCTGTCTATTCGTAAAATGCACGGCGGGACAGGGTTAGGTTTAGTGCTTTCGCGAGAGCTCGCACGTCTTTTAGAAGGTGATATAGAACTGGAAAGTACGCAGCCTGGTGTTGGCAGTGTGTTTGTTGTTAAGGTTGCCTACCGAATTCCACGTCACCTGCGTCCAGAAAAGGTTGCTGTACATGAGCGTATTGAACGACAGGCAGCCATAGATCCAATGAAGGGCATTCAAGGGAAACATATTCTTTTAGTTGAAGACACATCCGAGAATCAGATTTTGATCACTCATATTTTGTCGAAGAGTGGTGCCACTGTTCAAGTTGCTCACAATGGTCAAGAGGCGCTTGAGTGTGTAGATAGTGGTACCTATGATTTGATTCTTATGGATATGCAGATGCCGATTTTAGATGGTTATTCGGCCACTCGAATGCTGCGTGAAAAAGGTTATCGCAAGCCGATCATCAGTCTTACGGCACATGCTATGCGCGAGGATTTGCGCAAATGCATTGAGGTTGGATGTGACGATGTTTTAACCAAACCGATTAATAAAGTACTTCTTATTGAGACCCTCACTCGATATTGTAACTAA
- a CDS encoding dihydroorotase gives MKQVDLLLKNTESLVFDNDTNHLKKVSVDIAVLDGKILDIGSPLQYAARETLDLKGLCVLPGVIDSQVHFREPGMTHKEDIESGTRAAILGGVTSIFEMPNTNPSTTTQEAFEHKLSLARQRAHCHYAFFMGASADNAQHLHTYENLPHCSGIKIFLGASFGSLLVDDDAVFEHVMKNGRRRLTIHSEDEARMRARKHIAEEAAHPRAHPLWRDEESAMISTRKSIALAKKYNRPVHMLHISSSEEMQFLAQNKDIASVEILPQFLTLSSPECYERLGTLAQQNPPIRDQRHMEHLWKAVLNGTVDVIGSDHAPHTLEEKNKPYPQSPSGFPGVQTLLPIMLNHVHQQRLSLEHLTRLVTENPRRLFGVQNKGRIQIGYDADFTIVDLKKEKEITNKWIASKCGYTPFDGMKVTGWPTHTILKGKVVMQDDVVKLESTGEPIQFA, from the coding sequence ATGAAACAAGTTGATCTTCTATTAAAAAATACAGAGTCCTTGGTGTTTGATAATGATACGAATCATTTGAAGAAAGTCTCTGTGGATATAGCCGTACTTGATGGAAAGATCTTAGATATTGGAAGTCCTCTTCAATATGCCGCCCGCGAAACTCTAGACCTAAAAGGTCTTTGCGTATTACCTGGAGTCATTGATTCACAAGTCCACTTCCGCGAACCCGGCATGACCCATAAAGAAGATATTGAAAGTGGTACACGTGCAGCCATCCTTGGTGGCGTCACCTCCATTTTCGAGATGCCGAATACAAATCCGTCAACGACAACTCAAGAAGCCTTCGAACACAAACTGAGTTTGGCCCGTCAACGTGCACACTGCCACTATGCTTTTTTTATGGGGGCCTCTGCCGACAATGCACAACACCTTCATACCTATGAAAATTTGCCCCACTGTTCTGGAATTAAAATTTTCCTAGGAGCCTCTTTCGGTTCGTTGCTCGTGGATGACGATGCTGTTTTTGAACATGTCATGAAAAATGGTCGCCGCCGCTTGACGATTCATTCTGAAGATGAAGCCCGTATGCGTGCCCGTAAACATATTGCCGAAGAGGCCGCACATCCTCGCGCACATCCTCTATGGCGTGATGAAGAAAGCGCTATGATCTCTACGCGCAAGTCTATTGCTCTGGCGAAAAAATATAATCGTCCTGTGCATATGTTGCACATTTCCTCTTCTGAAGAGATGCAGTTTTTAGCACAGAACAAAGACATTGCCAGTGTGGAAATTCTTCCGCAGTTTCTGACTTTGTCATCTCCGGAGTGCTACGAACGATTGGGTACTCTGGCGCAGCAGAATCCTCCGATCCGCGATCAACGGCATATGGAACATTTATGGAAAGCTGTCCTCAATGGGACTGTGGATGTGATTGGTTCTGACCATGCTCCTCACACCTTAGAAGAAAAGAACAAGCCCTACCCGCAATCTCCGTCGGGATTTCCGGGTGTTCAAACTTTGCTTCCTATTATGCTCAACCATGTACACCAACAAAGGCTTTCACTAGAACACTTAACTCGCCTAGTGACTGAAAATCCAAGACGACTTTTCGGTGTACAAAATAAAGGGCGTATTCAAATTGGCTATGATGCTGATTTTACGATTGTGGATCTTAAAAAAGAAAAAGAGATCACCAACAAATGGATTGCCTCTAAGTGTGGATACACTCCTTTTGATGGCATGAAAGTCACAGGCTGGCCGACTCATACGATCTTAAAAGGTAAAGTCGTTATGCAAGATGATGTGGTAAAACTGGAAAGTACAGGCGAACCGATTCAATTCGCCTAA
- a CDS encoding carboxypeptidase-like regulatory domain-containing protein — protein sequence MKYSKLFSVAVLGLGIGFSGCSRDKNEKPDSSSAGVVERHHWSPKSEIAAAQIRVVNQFGEPISGAQILVGQAPNNPFRDNFVTTDSSGRATISNSWKTPASVTIDARGYIRQTLLNQAPGNIVLKLNPLPLNEQAEMRGNVTQLPVVNGDKLIDFALVMPAVTRADLLNFDIGQVISPYTDTLSAAGQKSDIPSNVSIPKQKESYIIGVTLDKPLYRLKMNQLGNRKVVAARGRFVFKDVVSELRKGKSFHDLINHFSIEGGSMRDVTIVSGVTNLEISGNDMAFNQQIPVQTASALADEIQIVLAASDFSGFMMPTDVKRATHGQPLNLQSIAGKQTVIVNVIKKQSEFMSDAPGASRMSASMVPYTATVSPRLLPLMANPTISGSNQYTIRLPNLPHTAGINPTATSAAISDLIEVTDGNKKITLAIKRWEVIGAGWNQSITLPDWSLPQTNNRKRVEVNFIGSTISKSTDIDDRLINNATHVTHASADF from the coding sequence ATGAAGTATTCCAAACTATTTTCTGTGGCTGTTCTGGGTTTAGGCATCGGCTTTTCAGGCTGTAGCCGTGATAAAAATGAAAAACCTGACTCTTCATCAGCAGGCGTTGTTGAGCGTCACCACTGGAGCCCTAAATCAGAAATCGCAGCGGCACAAATCCGTGTAGTGAACCAATTTGGTGAGCCCATTTCTGGCGCACAAATTCTTGTTGGACAAGCCCCTAACAATCCTTTCCGTGATAACTTTGTGACAACGGATAGCTCGGGCCGCGCAACAATTTCAAATTCATGGAAAACACCAGCTTCTGTAACGATCGATGCCCGTGGTTATATTCGCCAAACTCTTTTGAACCAAGCCCCTGGCAATATCGTTCTTAAATTAAATCCTCTTCCTTTAAATGAGCAGGCAGAAATGCGTGGCAATGTAACTCAGTTACCAGTAGTTAATGGTGACAAGTTAATTGATTTTGCTTTAGTTATGCCCGCAGTAACACGGGCAGATCTTTTGAATTTCGATATCGGACAAGTGATCAGCCCCTACACAGATACATTATCCGCTGCTGGGCAAAAAAGCGATATTCCGAGCAACGTTTCTATTCCTAAGCAAAAAGAAAGCTACATCATTGGTGTCACTTTAGATAAACCACTTTATCGTTTAAAAATGAATCAGCTTGGAAATCGCAAAGTTGTTGCCGCTCGCGGACGCTTTGTATTTAAAGATGTTGTTTCAGAACTAAGAAAAGGTAAATCATTCCACGACTTGATCAATCACTTCTCTATTGAAGGTGGTTCAATGCGTGATGTGACTATTGTCAGCGGAGTTACTAATTTAGAAATTTCCGGCAATGACATGGCTTTCAACCAGCAAATTCCTGTGCAAACAGCAAGTGCGTTAGCTGATGAAATTCAGATCGTATTGGCGGCTAGTGATTTTTCAGGCTTTATGATGCCGACAGATGTTAAACGCGCCACTCATGGCCAACCATTAAATTTACAATCTATTGCTGGAAAGCAAACAGTGATTGTTAACGTTATCAAAAAACAATCTGAGTTTATGTCAGATGCCCCAGGAGCTAGCCGCATGAGCGCTTCTATGGTTCCTTATACAGCCACTGTAAGTCCTCGCCTTTTACCATTAATGGCTAATCCCACTATCAGTGGTTCTAATCAGTACACAATCCGTTTACCAAATCTTCCTCACACGGCAGGAATCAATCCAACGGCAACATCGGCGGCAATTTCTGATTTAATTGAAGTTACAGATGGTAACAAAAAAATCACTTTAGCTATCAAACGCTGGGAAGTTATCGGTGCTGGATGGAATCAAAGCATTACTTTGCCTGACTGGTCATTACCACAAACAAACAACCGTAAGCGCGTTGAAGTTAACTTCATCGGTTCGACAATCAGCAAATCAACTGATATCGACGATCGCCTTATCAACAATGCAACACATGTGACTCATGCATCGGCTGATTTCTAG
- a CDS encoding NAD(P)/FAD-dependent oxidoreductase — protein sequence MKKSVVIVGAGFGGLKAARQLAKQKDVQITIIDRRNYHLFQPLLYQVATAGLSPADIATPIRSVFSGYSNVNVVYGNVQSIDKENKKVRTIDAEYPYDYLILACGAKHSYFGHNDWEENAPGLKTLEQATEIRRRILLSFELAEKEQDPDKRKTLLTFVIVGGGPTGVELAGSIAEISRYTLEKDFRSIDPSRTRVILIEAGPRVLAGFDESLSKKAARDLERLGVQIWTSTRVTEITSEGARLSEEFVKAKTVIWAAGVQPSSLSKALDAPLDRQGRVIINSSLTLENHPEIFVIGDQASFTQPDGSTLPGLAPVAMQQGTHAGRNIKRAIAGDAYTDFQYVDKGMMATIGRKKAIAQTTHLKFGGFMAWAAWLFVHIFYLIGFKNKFFVFFQWAWSYITFKRGARLILDKEWRSNQPPRASS from the coding sequence ATGAAAAAATCCGTTGTTATCGTTGGCGCCGGATTCGGTGGTTTAAAAGCTGCCCGTCAATTGGCGAAACAAAAAGATGTCCAGATCACGATTATCGATCGTCGAAACTATCATTTATTTCAACCTTTACTTTATCAAGTAGCCACAGCAGGATTATCTCCGGCTGACATAGCGACACCTATTCGCAGTGTTTTTTCCGGCTACTCTAATGTCAATGTGGTCTATGGCAATGTGCAATCCATCGATAAAGAAAACAAAAAGGTTCGCACTATCGATGCTGAATATCCCTATGACTATTTGATCTTGGCCTGCGGAGCGAAACACAGCTACTTCGGTCATAATGACTGGGAGGAAAATGCACCTGGTTTAAAAACGCTAGAACAGGCCACAGAAATTCGTCGCCGTATTCTTCTGTCGTTTGAACTTGCTGAAAAAGAACAAGATCCCGACAAAAGAAAAACTCTGCTCACTTTTGTCATTGTGGGTGGTGGACCAACCGGAGTCGAGCTTGCAGGCTCAATCGCCGAGATCAGTCGTTACACTCTTGAAAAAGATTTTCGCAGCATTGATCCCTCACGCACCCGTGTGATTTTGATCGAAGCAGGCCCTCGTGTCCTTGCTGGGTTTGATGAGAGCCTTTCGAAAAAAGCGGCACGAGATTTAGAACGTCTTGGTGTGCAAATATGGACTTCCACTCGTGTAACTGAAATCACCTCAGAGGGCGCACGTCTGAGCGAAGAATTTGTAAAAGCTAAAACTGTGATCTGGGCCGCCGGTGTTCAACCCTCTAGCCTTTCAAAAGCTTTAGATGCTCCTTTGGATCGTCAAGGCCGCGTGATCATCAACTCGTCACTGACACTGGAAAATCATCCAGAAATTTTTGTTATCGGTGACCAAGCTTCATTCACACAACCCGATGGCAGTACCCTTCCCGGTTTGGCTCCGGTGGCGATGCAGCAGGGAACTCATGCAGGACGCAATATCAAACGCGCCATTGCAGGCGACGCCTACACCGACTTTCAATATGTTGATAAGGGCATGATGGCCACCATTGGAAGAAAAAAAGCAATCGCTCAAACCACTCACTTAAAGTTTGGTGGTTTTATGGCGTGGGCCGCATGGCTTTTTGTTCATATCTTTTATCTGATCGGATTTAAGAATAAGTTTTTTGTTTTCTTCCAATGGGCATGGTCTTATATCACCTTTAAACGTGGAGCTCGCTTAATTTTAGACAAAGAGTGGAGATCGAATCAGCCGCCGCGGGCTTCATCATAG
- a CDS encoding ABC-F family ATP-binding cassette domain-containing protein has translation MPTLISAHQLSKSFASRTLFQSISFAIETSEHIGLIGPNGAGKSTLLSLIAKEQEADQGKISFANNLVLGYLQQKPILPLDISIYEALIQITSDEYDSDNIQLAYELISKMNLDIFPEGAEKKVGQLSGGWQKKVALARELMKRPNLLLLDEPTNHLDLESIIWLEDFLQKSTDVALLTVTHDRRFLQNTSTVIFDLDPQLPNGLLRTSGSYSQHIESKLMLLDGQKRLEDKRRNTMTREKEWLARGPQARLTKQKARIERAYEIIDEVKDLEQKNTKRALDLDFGNTAKSPKKLIEASHITKSYSGQPLFKDFSAMVRPGHRYGLIGANGSGKSTLLKCLIGKVPPDSGQVVVNEDIEISYFEQGKDQLDLNTTVLKIVCPEGDYVHFQGQPVFARSYLSRFNFKTQQMDMPAHRLSGGELSRLILARLMLKQAHVLILDEPTNDLDVETLEALSDCLSEYKGAVLLVSHDRYFMDQNCDVIWAFDSNEHSIINFADTLQWEEWFKSGKRQPRPQDAKAAIKSDTQNEVSAKTSAKRAGLSYKERIEFEKIESVISSEEDRLLKLQTELALPETQSNYVRLNELTSLISDTESRIAQLMDRWADLSERSQNQ, from the coding sequence ATGCCCACATTGATCTCTGCCCACCAACTATCGAAGTCTTTTGCCTCGCGAACTCTTTTTCAAAGTATTTCATTTGCCATTGAAACCTCTGAACACATTGGTCTTATCGGTCCCAACGGAGCCGGCAAATCCACTCTGCTGAGCTTGATTGCAAAAGAGCAAGAGGCCGATCAAGGAAAGATCTCATTCGCAAACAACTTAGTTTTGGGTTATCTACAGCAGAAACCTATTTTACCTTTAGACATTTCTATCTATGAAGCTTTGATTCAGATCACCTCTGACGAATATGATTCAGATAATATCCAATTAGCCTACGAACTGATTTCCAAAATGAACTTGGATATTTTTCCGGAAGGCGCCGAAAAAAAAGTAGGACAACTTTCTGGAGGTTGGCAAAAGAAAGTGGCGCTGGCTCGCGAACTCATGAAACGCCCCAATCTATTGTTATTAGATGAGCCGACGAATCATCTGGATCTTGAAAGTATCATCTGGCTGGAAGACTTCCTTCAAAAAAGTACTGATGTCGCTTTGTTAACTGTAACCCATGACCGACGTTTTCTACAGAATACAAGTACTGTTATTTTCGATCTTGATCCACAACTGCCTAATGGACTTTTGCGTACCAGTGGCTCTTATAGCCAACACATCGAAAGTAAATTAATGCTTTTGGATGGACAAAAACGTCTTGAAGACAAACGCCGCAACACCATGACCCGTGAAAAAGAATGGTTAGCTCGCGGACCACAAGCTCGTCTGACAAAACAGAAAGCCAGAATCGAACGGGCCTACGAAATTATTGATGAAGTTAAAGATTTAGAACAAAAAAATACTAAACGTGCTTTAGACTTAGATTTTGGTAACACGGCTAAATCGCCTAAAAAATTAATCGAAGCCAGTCACATCACTAAAAGCTATAGTGGCCAGCCTTTATTTAAAGATTTTAGTGCGATGGTCAGGCCCGGCCATCGCTATGGTTTGATTGGAGCGAATGGCAGTGGTAAATCCACGTTGCTTAAATGTCTTATTGGAAAAGTTCCACCGGACTCTGGACAAGTCGTCGTCAATGAAGATATCGAAATTTCTTATTTTGAACAGGGCAAAGATCAACTGGATTTGAACACAACTGTTTTAAAAATTGTTTGCCCTGAAGGAGACTACGTTCACTTTCAAGGTCAACCCGTCTTTGCTCGCTCTTATCTGAGTCGCTTTAATTTTAAAACACAGCAAATGGATATGCCCGCCCATCGCCTTTCAGGCGGCGAATTAAGTCGTCTGATTTTAGCACGGCTTATGCTGAAGCAAGCCCATGTTCTAATTCTAGATGAGCCAACCAATGATTTGGATGTGGAAACACTTGAAGCCCTCAGTGATTGCCTGAGTGAATACAAAGGTGCCGTTCTTCTAGTGAGCCATGACCGTTACTTTATGGATCAAAACTGTGATGTCATTTGGGCCTTTGACTCCAATGAACACTCGATCATTAACTTTGCTGACACTCTTCAGTGGGAAGAATGGTTCAAGTCTGGCAAAAGACAACCTCGTCCTCAAGATGCGAAAGCTGCCATCAAAAGTGATACTCAAAATGAGGTGTCGGCAAAAACCTCTGCTAAACGCGCCGGACTCAGCTACAAAGAAAGAATCGAATTTGAAAAAATTGAATCTGTGATCTCGTCAGAAGAGGATCGCCTACTGAAGTTACAAACGGAGCTGGCTCTGCCAGAAACACAAAGTAACTACGTGCGATTAAACGAGCTGACCTCGCTGATTTCAGATACTGAAAGTCGTATCGCCCAACTTATGGATCGATGGGCCGACCTCAGTGAGCGCAGCCAAAACCAATGA
- a CDS encoding EamA family transporter, with translation MASIQSGASLAKSLFYILTPQGVTALRLLFSSLLLLLVWRPWRYTLDRSIWKSIFLYGASLGGMNLLFYMALQRIPLGVAVALEFTGPLLVALLASRHLRDLLWVGLAILGILLLLPLGLIDGANLDPVGITYALLAGACWALYIIFGQRTGSSVPSGVITAWGMLVAAIAVVPFGVFVAHKELFNLDVWPIAFGVAVLSSALPYSLEMVALKRLPAKTFSILMSLEPALAALSGLLFLNEKLNFTQLLAIALLIIASVGTTLTSRYDEARGG, from the coding sequence ATGGCCTCAATTCAATCTGGGGCCTCTTTAGCAAAAAGTTTATTTTATATTTTAACTCCTCAAGGTGTAACCGCCTTAAGGCTGTTATTTTCTTCTTTGTTATTACTTCTTGTGTGGCGCCCTTGGCGCTATACACTTGATCGCAGTATTTGGAAGTCGATCTTTCTTTACGGAGCCTCATTAGGTGGAATGAACTTGCTGTTCTACATGGCTTTGCAAAGGATTCCATTGGGAGTCGCAGTAGCCCTTGAGTTTACGGGGCCCTTATTGGTGGCTCTTTTGGCATCACGTCATCTGCGTGATCTTCTTTGGGTAGGTCTTGCGATTTTAGGGATATTACTTTTATTGCCATTGGGATTAATTGACGGAGCCAACCTCGATCCGGTCGGAATTACTTATGCTTTACTAGCTGGAGCCTGCTGGGCTTTGTATATTATTTTCGGACAAAGAACGGGTAGTAGTGTTCCCAGTGGGGTCATTACTGCGTGGGGAATGTTAGTTGCGGCTATCGCTGTTGTACCCTTCGGCGTATTCGTTGCACATAAAGAACTTTTTAATTTGGATGTGTGGCCAATCGCTTTCGGTGTGGCTGTACTTTCCAGTGCCTTACCCTATTCGCTCGAAATGGTGGCGTTGAAACGATTGCCTGCAAAAACCTTTAGTATTCTGATGAGCTTAGAGCCCGCCTTGGCGGCTTTATCAGGTTTATTGTTTTTAAATGAAAAATTGAATTTCACGCAATTGCTGGCAATTGCGCTTTTGATTATAGCTTCTGTGGGAACAACTTTAACGTCTCGCTATGATGAAGCCCGCGGCGGCTGA